One Vicugna pacos chromosome X, VicPac4, whole genome shotgun sequence DNA window includes the following coding sequences:
- the LOC140692008 gene encoding putative SAGE1-like protein isoform X1: protein MSDEAEEFAVGPENQMELCGEPESPSLSEEKPGMGLLPMKQDEEGESHSGALSMSGEDKYERAFTLLDGAQGSLEVRTQYVEFAIKEAARFKRADLIKHLEKLREQKDSERFLNTGDCTPKI, encoded by the exons ATGAGTGACGAAGCAGAGGAGTTTGCCGTCGGGCCTGAAAACCAAATGGAACTTTGTGGAGAACCCGAGAGTCCCTCTTTATCTGAGGAAAAGCCGGGTATGGGCCTGCTGCCAATGAAACAGGACGAAGAGGGAGAATCCCATTCCGGGGCCCTATCCATGTCCGGGGAAGATA aatATGAAAGAGCCTTCACATTGCTTGATGGAGCCCAAGGATCTCTAGAAGTGAGGACACAATATGTTGAATTTGCCATCAAGGAAGCAGCAAG atttaaaagAGCAGACTTAATTAAGCACCTTGAAAAGCTACGAGAACAAAAAGATTCTGAGCGTTTTCTCAACACAGGTGATTGCACCCCAAAGATATAA
- the LOC140692008 gene encoding cancer/testis antigen family 45 member A8-like isoform X2 — MSDEAEEFAVGPENQMELCGEPESPSLSEEKPEYERAFTLLDGAQGSLEVRTQYVEFAIKEAARFKRADLIKHLEKLREQKDSERFLNTGDCTPKI, encoded by the exons ATGAGTGACGAAGCAGAGGAGTTTGCCGTCGGGCCTGAAAACCAAATGGAACTTTGTGGAGAACCCGAGAGTCCCTCTTTATCTGAGGAAAAGCCGG aatATGAAAGAGCCTTCACATTGCTTGATGGAGCCCAAGGATCTCTAGAAGTGAGGACACAATATGTTGAATTTGCCATCAAGGAAGCAGCAAG atttaaaagAGCAGACTTAATTAAGCACCTTGAAAAGCTACGAGAACAAAAAGATTCTGAGCGTTTTCTCAACACAGGTGATTGCACCCCAAAGATATAA
- the LOC140691943 gene encoding integrator complex subunit 6-like, translated as MSSLEDHTFELYSISFFSSDSPFSHQNVLLTQIVTHEEYLKTLASLPREINPGQHRRIYAVNYLFKNDKEQTNNDGAGQSAAGHQKQMKHSGEPKSRSSPKRRRTATVTHDVHEEKTENNQTPPNGFLPKSAAPELMNMAADDLPPKQFDSVSDDFTSLSKDDLTDKPGSNTVERGTQTCSVSVGDSKATVMSSTGTVPNTLQISPAMAQKINDDIKYQLMKEVRRFGRKYERIFTLLEGVQGPLEVKKQFVEFTIKEARRFKRGVLIQQLEKFLEKVESDRLGNGVNHKKNR; from the exons ATGTCCTCCCTAGAGGATCATACATTTGAGCTGTATAGCATCAGTTTCTTTTCCAGTGACtctccattttctcatcagaatgtTCTACTCACACAAATAGTTACCCATGAGGAATATCTGAAGACGTTGGCTTCTCTACCTCGAGAGATTAATCCAGGTCAACATAGAAGGATTTATGCTGTTAACTATCTGTTTAAAAATGATAAGGAG CAAACAAACAATGATGGAGCAGGTCAGTCTGCAGCAGGGCatcagaaacaaatgaaacattCTGGAGAGCCCAAGAGCCGCTCATCACCTAAGAGAAGGCGAA CTGCTACTGTCACTCACGATGTCCACgaggagaagacagaaaataatcaaACCCCACCTAATGGCTTCTTGCCAAAATCTGCTGCACCAGAGCTTATGAATATGGCAGCAGATGATCTTCCACCCAAGCAATTTGATTCTGTGTCTGATGACTTCACTAGTCTCAGCAAAGATGACCTAACTGACAAACCTGGTAGTAATACAGTTGAAAGAGGAACCCAGACCTGCAGTGTCTCCGTAGGTGATTCAAAAGCCACAGTAATGTCTTCAACGGGAACTGTGCCAAATACATTGCAAATAAGTCCTGCTATGGCACAGAAAATTAATGATGATATAAAATACCAATTAATGAAAGAAGTTCGGAGGTTTGGACGAA AGTATGAAAGAattttcactttgcttgaaggagTGCAAGGACCTCTTGAGGTCAAGAAACAATTTGTTGAATTTACCATCAAGGAAGCTAGAAG GTTTAAAAGAGGAGTCTTAATTCAGCAACTTGAGAAGTTCCTAGAAAAAGTAGAATCCGACCGTCTTGGCAACGGAGTTAATCACAAGAAAAACAGATAG